A genome region from Fervidobacterium changbaicum includes the following:
- the nuoF gene encoding NADH-quinone oxidoreductase subunit NuoF: MTPITVLVSVDSNSILLGAKELANYLRALISEYNLDPLVSVLETVAIGTYDGVVFHVLPDDVYYVVKKKEDVKKIVEEHLLKGRQVWDLTVDKSQLKPGEKFKVKEYRIVTRNIGVIDPRNIEEYIARDGYFALSKALKMKPEEVINEIKASGLRGRGGAGFPTGLKWEFTAKANADQKYIVCNADEGEPGTFKDRLIMEGDPHSVIEAMIIAGYAVGATKGYIYIRGEYYNSVENLRKAIKDAYEYGFLGENILGSGFNFDLTVRLGAGAYVCGEETALLESIEGKSGRPRLKPPYPPQVGLFGKPTVINNVETLANVPQIILNGAEWFRSIGTPNSPGTKVFCLVGDVNRRGMVELPMGVTVREVLYGFGGGIKGGRELKMVQTGGLAGTFIGPDKLDTPLDYDSMKNYGVSLGSGVILAIDDTHCVVDIALNVMEFFRHESCGKCTPCREGTKVACDILEKMTKFQASEEDLKYLEQIAYVTADASFCGLGQSINVPLLSLINNFRDEFLAHVKDKVCSVGLCKEVKPKRAIIK; this comes from the coding sequence ATGACACCAATTACCGTTCTGGTCTCTGTCGATAGCAACAGTATCCTTTTAGGTGCGAAGGAACTTGCAAATTATCTAAGAGCACTGATAAGCGAATACAATCTTGATCCTCTTGTTAGTGTGCTGGAGACAGTGGCAATAGGTACGTACGACGGAGTTGTGTTCCATGTTTTACCAGATGATGTTTACTATGTTGTCAAGAAAAAGGAAGATGTTAAGAAGATAGTTGAGGAACACCTGCTCAAAGGAAGACAGGTCTGGGACCTGACAGTGGACAAATCCCAGCTGAAACCAGGCGAAAAATTTAAAGTCAAAGAATACAGAATTGTCACAAGAAACATAGGGGTTATTGACCCAAGGAATATAGAAGAGTACATCGCAAGGGATGGATATTTCGCACTTTCAAAGGCACTGAAGATGAAACCTGAGGAGGTTATAAACGAGATAAAGGCAAGTGGACTGCGTGGACGCGGTGGTGCAGGTTTCCCAACAGGTTTGAAATGGGAATTCACTGCGAAAGCAAATGCTGATCAGAAGTATATAGTTTGTAACGCAGACGAAGGCGAGCCAGGGACATTCAAAGATAGGTTGATAATGGAAGGCGACCCACACTCTGTCATTGAAGCGATGATTATTGCAGGTTACGCTGTTGGTGCAACAAAAGGGTATATTTACATACGAGGTGAGTATTACAATTCTGTAGAAAACTTGAGAAAGGCAATTAAAGATGCATACGAGTACGGGTTCCTTGGCGAAAACATACTCGGAAGTGGTTTCAACTTTGATTTAACGGTGAGACTCGGTGCCGGTGCCTATGTCTGTGGTGAGGAAACTGCATTGCTTGAATCTATAGAAGGCAAATCCGGACGTCCAAGGCTTAAGCCGCCTTACCCGCCTCAGGTTGGACTCTTTGGGAAGCCCACAGTGATAAACAACGTTGAAACGCTCGCTAATGTTCCACAGATTATACTAAACGGAGCCGAGTGGTTCAGAAGTATAGGAACGCCTAATTCCCCAGGAACAAAGGTTTTCTGTCTTGTTGGAGATGTTAATAGGCGTGGAATGGTGGAACTACCGATGGGGGTAACCGTTAGAGAGGTGCTCTACGGTTTTGGTGGAGGAATCAAAGGCGGAAGAGAACTGAAAATGGTTCAAACCGGTGGCCTTGCAGGAACTTTCATCGGACCTGATAAACTCGATACTCCACTTGATTATGATTCCATGAAAAATTACGGTGTCAGCCTTGGTTCTGGAGTTATACTTGCCATCGATGACACACACTGTGTGGTCGATATTGCTTTGAATGTTATGGAATTCTTCAGACACGAATCATGTGGGAAGTGTACACCGTGTAGGGAAGGAACAAAAGTTGCATGTGATATACTCGAAAAGATGACAAAATTCCAAGCATCCGAAGAGGATTTGAAGTATTTAGAGCAGATAGCTTACGTGACCGCAGATGCGTCCTTCTGTGGACTTGGGCAGAGCATAAACGTTCCATTGTTATCTCTTATCAACAATTTCAGAGACGAATTCCTCGCCCATGTAAAAGACAAGGTGTGCAGTGTGGGGTTGTGTAAAGAAGTTAAACCGAAAAGAGCTATCATTAAATAA
- a CDS encoding SpoIIE family protein phosphatase — MRGSKVEYINCGHPPLIIYDGANFTTMNLKSVFPIGLLDYRYTPEDCGSFEMQEGLTFVAYSDGLYSIFERIRASEDSMQLLLEFLNKEISGIMPEALPFATANALRRRYYEIPDDYSFIAFGRSFGSAYYSENSKYEMIPFERTLKSLVDDIILRAADHYAVLINDHGKFWSITTKNVEIGPILRKLPMSITISFDTVECIKVFKNLR, encoded by the coding sequence ATAAGGGGCAGCAAAGTTGAATATATAAACTGCGGTCATCCGCCGTTGATAATTTACGATGGTGCGAACTTCACGACTATGAATTTAAAATCCGTCTTTCCAATAGGATTGTTAGATTACCGGTACACACCAGAAGACTGTGGAAGTTTTGAAATGCAGGAGGGTCTAACGTTTGTCGCTTATTCGGATGGTCTGTACTCTATATTTGAGCGTATACGAGCTTCAGAGGATTCGATGCAGCTACTATTGGAGTTCCTTAACAAAGAAATTTCAGGAATAATGCCAGAAGCCTTGCCATTTGCCACGGCCAACGCGCTAAGAAGAAGATATTATGAAATACCTGATGACTACTCTTTCATCGCATTTGGTCGCAGCTTTGGTTCAGCTTACTACTCAGAAAATTCAAAGTACGAAATGATACCTTTCGAACGAACTTTGAAAAGCTTGGTGGATGATATTATTCTCCGTGCAGCGGACCATTACGCTGTTTTGATCAACGACCACGGAAAATTCTGGTCGATAACAACCAAAAATGTCGAAATCGGGCCAATTTTGAGAAAGCTACCGATGAGTATAACTATAAGCTTTGATACTGTAGAATGCATAAAAGTCTTCAAAAACCTCAGATGA
- a CDS encoding pyroglutamyl-peptidase I: protein MEKTEKSGLSDSKKLSVLLTGFEPFGGEKVNPSMRIVKRLSKAVFPHISLHTLILPVSYQKSTEVLEEYYKTHTVDVALHLGQAGGGAGIRLEKVAINLLDSKHPDNDGQIKEDVFIIDNGPDAYMTRVKIKAVAELLKKKKIPAFVSYTAGQYICNEVYYYSLHRSNVTGTPKHALFVHLPFLPEQVATKEGKLEKLPSMTLELQTKAVRLILENLKEFI from the coding sequence ATGGAAAAGACAGAAAAAAGTGGACTCAGCGATTCAAAAAAGCTGAGCGTTTTGCTAACGGGATTTGAACCGTTCGGTGGCGAGAAGGTCAATCCAAGCATGCGCATAGTGAAACGGCTTTCAAAGGCTGTTTTTCCACATATCTCACTACATACTTTAATACTGCCTGTGAGTTATCAAAAAAGTACTGAGGTGCTTGAGGAATATTATAAAACACATACTGTTGACGTTGCCTTACATTTAGGTCAAGCCGGTGGTGGTGCCGGAATTAGGTTAGAAAAAGTGGCAATAAATCTACTTGATTCAAAGCACCCTGACAACGATGGGCAGATAAAGGAAGATGTTTTCATCATCGATAACGGGCCTGATGCTTACATGACGCGTGTTAAGATCAAAGCGGTTGCCGAGTTATTGAAGAAAAAGAAGATTCCCGCTTTTGTCTCGTACACCGCGGGGCAGTACATTTGTAATGAAGTGTATTATTACTCACTGCACCGCTCAAACGTAACGGGAACCCCAAAACACGCCCTATTTGTGCACCTACCATTCTTGCCAGAGCAAGTGGCAACAAAAGAAGGAAAGTTGGAGAAATTGCCTTCGATGACACTTGAACTTCAAACAAAAGCAGTTCGACTCATACTGGAAAACTTGAAAGAATTCATCTGA
- a CDS encoding SpoIIE family protein phosphatase, with the protein MPSDRVVIFTDSPDNIQDIVQLLEFVGYDVSIESDVSTFLKNNNIQVVLVYYQLLKNAQEVVRYIKTTQSTKDIPVIVLIQEKNYVTLLELYQIGISDYIEFPIIDVELISKIALHIELKKNREKIESLYKELRESLDLASSLQTLMLPEPIEMCNGIWITSNYMPSQIVGGDIYDYFTVGEDVYLYTADISGHGVQSALLCSAVKSVIRSAAQRGLYISEVVNELQDSMKTVLGHNYVTGLFLKR; encoded by the coding sequence ATGCCGAGTGATAGGGTTGTAATTTTCACTGACAGTCCTGACAACATCCAAGATATTGTGCAGTTACTTGAATTTGTTGGTTACGATGTCAGTATAGAATCAGATGTTAGTACTTTCCTCAAAAACAACAATATTCAGGTTGTGCTTGTCTACTACCAACTACTGAAGAACGCACAGGAGGTTGTTAGATATATTAAAACAACGCAGTCAACTAAAGACATTCCCGTTATTGTGCTTATTCAAGAAAAGAATTACGTCACGCTTTTGGAATTGTATCAAATAGGTATATCTGATTACATAGAATTCCCGATAATTGATGTGGAACTCATATCGAAAATAGCATTGCACATCGAACTGAAGAAAAACAGAGAAAAGATAGAGAGTTTGTACAAGGAACTTCGAGAGAGTCTCGACCTTGCTAGTTCATTGCAGACGTTGATGCTGCCTGAACCCATTGAAATGTGTAACGGGATATGGATAACCTCAAACTACATGCCTTCTCAGATAGTTGGGGGAGATATTTACGATTATTTCACCGTGGGTGAGGACGTTTACCTTTACACAGCAGACATTTCAGGTCACGGCGTTCAGTCCGCACTTTTGTGTTCTGCTGTAAAATCCGTGATTCGTTCAGCAGCGCAAAGGGGATTATACATCTCAGAAGTAGTTAACGAGCTCCAAGATAGTATGAAGACTGTTTTAGGGCACAACTATGTTACAGGGCTTTTCTTAAAAAGATAG
- a CDS encoding DDE-type integrase/transposase/recombinase: MNNSTLSCPKCGSTSLYKNGHDKYGNQQFLCKLCHHSFKLSHSHKRKNFSFPYPKCTSCGKSMQIYKVRRSFVVFRCRACRTKDRVPFNLPEPVTLIPEKFKYFRFPIFFVLKAFVLYMKHNMSYRSLAHSLNIKVSHVTIYKWVIKLCTLFSVLFPTFTIENVFSVHADETVLVFKEQKYYVWLLVDHETNLILCWHVSKYRDMGQVKVLLEKFFGNSKPRNIELITDGLGAYESAVKLLFRNINHVVVPLGKNNQCESKFSLLKDFFRLKRGLKNTKNLAKYIQGFCVVKNLWKTHNGNINLILSHLHSFITTS, translated from the coding sequence ATGAACAACTCAACGCTCTCTTGTCCAAAATGCGGTTCCACCAGCTTATACAAAAACGGTCATGACAAATACGGTAACCAACAATTCCTTTGCAAACTCTGCCATCATTCTTTCAAACTCTCCCATTCTCACAAACGCAAAAACTTCTCTTTCCCTTATCCCAAATGCACTTCTTGTGGTAAATCTATGCAAATTTACAAAGTCCGTCGCTCTTTCGTTGTCTTCCGTTGTAGAGCTTGTCGTACCAAAGATAGAGTACCTTTTAACCTCCCCGAACCAGTCACCCTTATTCCTGAGAAATTTAAATATTTCCGCTTCCCTATCTTTTTCGTCTTAAAGGCTTTCGTTTTGTATATGAAACACAATATGTCTTATCGCTCTCTTGCTCATTCTCTTAATATCAAAGTATCTCATGTCACCATATACAAATGGGTTATTAAATTGTGTACTTTATTCTCTGTACTTTTTCCAACATTTACCATCGAAAATGTTTTCTCAGTTCATGCTGATGAAACTGTTCTTGTTTTCAAAGAACAAAAGTACTATGTTTGGCTATTAGTTGATCACGAAACTAACTTAATTCTTTGTTGGCATGTCTCAAAGTATCGTGATATGGGACAAGTCAAAGTATTGCTCGAGAAGTTCTTTGGTAATTCAAAACCTAGAAACATTGAACTTATTACTGATGGACTTGGTGCATATGAAAGTGCAGTAAAGCTGTTGTTCAGAAATATCAATCACGTAGTGGTACCGCTCGGTAAAAACAATCAATGTGAATCCAAGTTTTCATTGTTGAAAGACTTTTTCCGACTCAAGCGAGGGCTGAAGAATACGAAGAATTTAGCGAAATATATTCAAGGATTTTGTGTAGTGAAGAATCTTTGGAAAACGCACAATGGTAATATCAATCTCATTCTTTCACACTTACACTCTTTCATCACTACAAGTTAA
- the nuoE gene encoding complex I 24 kDa subunit family protein, translated as MDRAILRNIISELKTEQLEQQDILIYLLHKVQDYYESHYIPPEVGEMIAEELNIPPSKVYEVLTFYTMFSTKPRGKYIIRVCTSLPCHVPGGREIVEYLKKKLGVDFGETTKDGLFTLEETGCLGLCGVSPVIMINDQYYGDLTVEKVEEIIESLKGGDAQ; from the coding sequence GTGGATCGCGCAATTTTGAGGAACATCATTAGTGAGTTAAAAACCGAACAACTTGAACAGCAAGATATTCTCATCTACCTGCTCCACAAAGTCCAAGATTACTATGAAAGTCATTACATACCACCTGAAGTAGGTGAAATGATAGCCGAAGAGCTGAATATCCCACCTTCAAAAGTTTACGAAGTGCTAACCTTCTACACGATGTTCTCCACAAAACCGAGGGGTAAGTACATCATCCGCGTATGTACTAGTTTGCCTTGCCATGTTCCTGGCGGGCGCGAGATAGTTGAATATTTGAAGAAAAAACTCGGTGTAGACTTTGGCGAGACGACAAAGGATGGACTCTTCACACTCGAAGAGACGGGATGTCTTGGTTTGTGTGGTGTGTCACCCGTGATAATGATAAACGACCAATACTACGGTGACTTGACGGTAGAAAAAGTTGAAGAGATTATCGAAAGCCTTAAGGGCGGTGATGCACAATGA
- the nuoF gene encoding NADH-quinone oxidoreductase subunit NuoF, whose protein sequence is MALKTNTILICAGGGCISAGEESVKQAFERKLKEYGLDTVVSVVETGCMGACSLGPLAVVYPDGVYYQKLTPKAAEKIVEEHILKGRVVPEYLFEGEKEKLTIKEKEPAEIPFFAKQVKIALRNVGVIDPLSIEEYIARDGYFALHKALTQMTPEEVIKEIKDSGLRGRGGAGFPTGLKWELARQQKSDIKYMICNADEGDPGAFMDRSILEGDPHSIVEAMTIAGYAIGAQKGFVYVRAEYPLAIERLQKAIETAHEYGFLGENIFGTDFSFDIEIRIGAGAFVCGEETALMHSIEGKRGQPRVKPPFPVQKGLWGKPTVINNVETLSLVPPIIHKGAAWFRQYGTEKSPGTKVFALAGKIKNTGLVEVPMGITLRELLYDIGGGHPQGKQIKAVQTGGPSGGVIPAEYFDTPVDYESLGKLGAIMGSGGMIVLDEDDCMVDVAKFFLEFTVDESCGKCTPCREGTKVMYDILDKITKGEGTMEDIEKLEQLAQVIKDSSLCGLGQTAPNPVLSTLKYYRHEYEAHVKDGVCPAKKCKAFISYVINPEKCVGCTACARVCPTNAIHGEVRKVHEIDQDACVRCGSCIEVCRFGAISKVTPAVVGSISR, encoded by the coding sequence GTGGCTTTGAAAACTAATACAATTCTTATCTGTGCTGGTGGTGGCTGTATATCCGCAGGCGAAGAGAGTGTGAAGCAGGCATTTGAAAGGAAGCTAAAAGAATACGGTCTTGATACAGTAGTGTCAGTTGTCGAAACTGGATGTATGGGCGCCTGTAGCTTGGGACCGCTTGCAGTGGTTTACCCCGATGGCGTGTATTATCAAAAGCTCACGCCAAAAGCAGCTGAGAAGATAGTCGAAGAGCACATTTTAAAAGGTCGCGTTGTTCCTGAGTACCTTTTTGAAGGAGAAAAGGAAAAGCTTACGATAAAAGAAAAGGAACCTGCAGAAATACCGTTCTTTGCTAAGCAAGTCAAGATTGCTTTGAGGAATGTCGGAGTTATCGACCCGTTGAGCATTGAAGAATACATCGCAAGGGACGGTTACTTTGCACTGCATAAGGCACTCACGCAGATGACACCGGAAGAGGTTATAAAGGAAATTAAGGACAGTGGTCTGAGAGGTAGAGGAGGAGCTGGATTCCCAACGGGTTTGAAGTGGGAACTTGCAAGGCAGCAAAAGTCTGACATCAAATACATGATTTGTAACGCCGATGAGGGCGACCCTGGTGCGTTCATGGACAGGTCAATACTCGAAGGGGACCCCCATTCTATCGTTGAGGCCATGACTATAGCAGGCTACGCAATTGGTGCGCAGAAGGGCTTTGTTTACGTCAGGGCTGAATATCCACTTGCGATTGAAAGGTTGCAAAAAGCTATCGAAACAGCTCATGAATATGGTTTCCTTGGCGAAAACATCTTTGGAACGGACTTTTCATTCGATATTGAGATAAGGATAGGTGCCGGTGCTTTTGTATGTGGTGAAGAGACCGCGCTTATGCACTCGATAGAGGGTAAGAGAGGTCAGCCGAGGGTTAAACCACCGTTCCCTGTCCAAAAGGGGCTTTGGGGTAAACCTACGGTTATAAACAACGTTGAAACACTCTCTTTGGTTCCACCTATCATACACAAAGGTGCTGCATGGTTCAGACAGTACGGAACTGAGAAGTCGCCTGGAACAAAGGTCTTTGCGCTGGCTGGAAAAATTAAGAACACGGGGCTTGTCGAAGTTCCGATGGGAATTACACTTAGAGAATTGCTCTACGATATTGGTGGAGGGCACCCGCAAGGTAAGCAAATTAAAGCGGTACAAACTGGTGGACCAAGCGGTGGAGTGATACCTGCGGAATACTTCGATACACCCGTTGATTACGAGTCGCTTGGTAAACTCGGAGCCATTATGGGTTCCGGTGGTATGATCGTACTTGACGAAGACGACTGTATGGTGGATGTCGCAAAATTCTTCTTGGAATTCACAGTCGATGAGTCGTGTGGTAAATGTACACCGTGTCGTGAGGGTACAAAAGTAATGTACGATATACTCGATAAGATTACAAAAGGCGAAGGAACGATGGAAGATATTGAGAAACTTGAACAATTAGCGCAGGTCATAAAAGATTCTTCATTGTGCGGTCTTGGTCAGACTGCTCCAAATCCAGTTTTGTCTACGCTGAAATATTACAGACACGAATACGAAGCACACGTTAAAGATGGTGTGTGTCCGGCTAAGAAGTGTAAGGCGTTCATTAGCTATGTGATTAATCCAGAAAAGTGTGTAGGCTGTACAGCGTGTGCAAGGGTATGTCCGACAAATGCAATACACGGCGAAGTTAGAAAAGTTCACGAAATCGATCAAGATGCTTGTGTAAGGTGTGGTAGTTGTATCGAGGTCTGTAGATTCGGTGCGATAAGCAAAGTAACACCAGCTGTAGTAGGAAGCATTTCAAGGTAA
- a CDS encoding (2Fe-2S) ferredoxin domain-containing protein: MSKVKSLEELMKIKEQALQNIKMREAGKRGKIVVAMGTCGIAAGAKDTLKAIVEYMNEMKIDDIAVVQSGCMGLCEVEPTIEVALEGQEPVVYGNVTPENAKRIIQSHILEGKVVSDLVVKRGEV; encoded by the coding sequence ATGAGTAAAGTGAAAAGCTTGGAAGAATTAATGAAGATCAAAGAACAGGCACTGCAGAACATCAAGATGAGAGAAGCAGGAAAAAGAGGAAAGATCGTCGTTGCAATGGGAACATGTGGGATTGCAGCAGGTGCAAAGGACACATTAAAGGCTATAGTTGAGTATATGAATGAGATGAAAATAGACGATATCGCTGTTGTACAGTCAGGTTGCATGGGGCTTTGCGAAGTTGAGCCGACGATAGAGGTGGCACTTGAAGGGCAGGAACCTGTAGTTTATGGAAACGTCACTCCAGAAAATGCAAAGAGAATAATTCAGTCTCACATCCTTGAAGGAAAAGTAGTTTCCGACTTAGTGGTAAAGAGAGGAGAAGTCTGA
- a CDS encoding DMT family transporter, with amino-acid sequence MTNENKPTKRKMVFAYLFLLFTLLAFSSIEVISKPLMGKVDPFFMTAFRFLIGGLFLMVFVKQDVELSDLLPITLVGTLNSVVSMTSLQLAVKYSNASTAATLVASNPIFVSLFAAIMLNEKYRLRKYVGIGLGFVGIIVFSLGKISGDSWTGIFFGVLAALTFGLYTVLMRKYTKKYSPVLVTAYSSLCSSLIYVALLVMFGRFEVPVRLGFSGWLILIYLGLIVTGVAYLTYFKAMETLGATQSSKVFFLKPIVATIFAMVLLGESLSVFKIIGMIIVFISLSL; translated from the coding sequence ATGACGAACGAAAATAAGCCAACTAAGAGAAAGATGGTTTTTGCTTACCTGTTTTTGTTGTTTACTCTACTTGCTTTTTCGAGTATCGAGGTTATATCCAAACCTTTGATGGGAAAGGTAGATCCTTTCTTCATGACCGCTTTTCGCTTTCTGATAGGTGGCCTTTTTTTGATGGTCTTTGTTAAGCAAGATGTTGAGCTAAGTGATTTACTACCTATCACACTTGTTGGGACACTTAATAGCGTTGTTTCCATGACATCGTTGCAGTTAGCTGTAAAATATTCTAATGCTTCCACGGCTGCAACGCTTGTTGCCAGCAACCCGATCTTTGTTTCACTATTTGCTGCAATTATGTTGAACGAGAAGTATCGACTGAGGAAGTACGTTGGTATCGGTCTCGGTTTTGTTGGCATAATTGTTTTCAGTTTAGGAAAAATCAGCGGTGATTCGTGGACTGGAATATTTTTTGGGGTACTTGCCGCATTGACGTTTGGACTGTACACAGTGCTTATGAGAAAATACACGAAGAAATACAGCCCAGTTCTTGTAACCGCTTATTCATCGCTCTGTTCAAGTTTGATATACGTTGCTCTGCTTGTTATGTTTGGCAGATTTGAGGTTCCCGTAAGACTTGGTTTCTCAGGTTGGCTTATCCTTATCTACTTGGGACTTATCGTCACGGGAGTAGCCTATCTGACGTATTTCAAAGCTATGGAAACGTTGGGAGCGACGCAATCCAGTAAAGTATTTTTCTTAAAACCTATCGTTGCGACAATTTTCGCAATGGTACTCCTCGGTGAAAGTCTAAGCGTTTTCAAAATCATTGGGATGATTATCGTTTTTATTTCACTAAGTCTATAA
- a CDS encoding FAD-dependent oxidoreductase: MDQKKVIVIGCTHAGTAFITTAKRLYKDNVKIITYERNDTVSFLSCGIALHVGGVVKDPMKLFYSSPKVLSDLGAEMKMRHEVIDVDLEQKYVRVKNLETGEIFEDNYDTLVVTSGSWPIIPRVPGNDLRGILLSKNFYHAQDIVRYSKDAKTIVIVGAGYIGVELAEAFRKNGKDVVLIDIADRVLAKYLDKEFTDVLEQELTKEGIKLVLNEKVERFEGENGRVKKVITNKSEIQADLVILATGFRPNTELFNGKLKTLENGALIVDEYLRTSNPDVFAAGDCAVVWYTPTESYEYIPLATNAVRMGTLIAYNLFKNRLKYKGTQGTSGVKVFSYNVATSGLNELLAREKGIQYEVIYAIENNRPEFMPDYEPVHVKILYRKDDKRIIGGQVMSKADVTESANTLSLAIANKMTIYDLAFADFFFQPYFNKPWNFLNTVALKAIERDSLV, encoded by the coding sequence ATGGATCAAAAGAAAGTAATAGTTATTGGATGTACGCATGCGGGAACGGCTTTTATAACCACGGCAAAAAGACTCTACAAAGACAATGTAAAAATCATCACGTATGAACGCAACGATACGGTATCTTTTCTTTCTTGTGGAATTGCACTCCACGTCGGTGGAGTTGTTAAAGACCCAATGAAGCTTTTCTACTCGTCTCCGAAAGTGCTCAGCGACCTTGGAGCTGAAATGAAGATGAGACACGAGGTTATAGATGTGGACCTCGAGCAAAAATACGTTAGAGTTAAGAATCTTGAAACAGGAGAGATTTTTGAAGATAACTACGATACACTTGTCGTAACAAGTGGTTCCTGGCCGATAATTCCCCGTGTACCAGGAAACGATTTACGTGGAATTCTCTTGTCCAAAAATTTCTATCACGCACAGGATATCGTTCGCTATTCGAAAGATGCAAAAACCATAGTCATCGTAGGAGCAGGGTACATCGGTGTTGAACTTGCCGAGGCATTTAGGAAGAACGGGAAAGACGTTGTGTTAATAGATATAGCAGATAGAGTTCTTGCGAAGTACCTTGACAAAGAATTTACCGATGTATTGGAGCAGGAATTAACTAAAGAAGGTATAAAACTTGTCTTGAACGAGAAGGTCGAAAGGTTCGAGGGAGAAAATGGTAGGGTCAAGAAGGTGATAACGAATAAATCGGAGATACAGGCAGATTTGGTAATACTCGCCACTGGTTTTAGACCGAATACTGAACTTTTCAATGGTAAGCTGAAAACACTTGAAAATGGAGCTCTAATAGTTGATGAATACCTACGTACATCAAATCCTGATGTCTTTGCAGCCGGGGATTGTGCAGTTGTATGGTACACCCCAACGGAGAGTTATGAATACATTCCACTTGCAACAAACGCAGTCCGTATGGGAACACTCATTGCGTACAATCTCTTTAAAAACAGGCTGAAGTACAAAGGTACACAGGGCACTTCTGGAGTAAAGGTGTTCTCGTACAACGTCGCCACTTCAGGCCTCAACGAGTTACTTGCAAGAGAAAAAGGTATTCAGTACGAAGTTATCTACGCAATCGAAAACAACAGACCCGAATTCATGCCCGATTACGAACCCGTCCACGTGAAAATACTTTATAGAAAAGATGATAAAAGAATCATCGGTGGTCAAGTCATGTCGAAAGCAGACGTCACAGAAAGCGCAAACACACTTTCTCTTGCGATTGCAAACAAAATGACGATCTATGACCTTGCATTCGCAGATTTCTTTTTCCAACCGTACTTCAACAAACCTTGGAATTTCTTGAACACTGTAGCACTCAAAGCTATCGAAAGGGATAGTTTAGTCTGA
- a CDS encoding cupin domain-containing protein: MEKVRIWKPTEEEIKQAKTWSTWSKEESIFDWYYDEPEQFYVVEGEVEVVLDDGTKVRFGAGDMVRFEGGVSCTWHVKKRIFKHYRMG; the protein is encoded by the coding sequence GTGGAAAAAGTAAGAATTTGGAAACCTACGGAAGAGGAAATAAAGCAAGCAAAGACATGGAGCACCTGGAGCAAGGAAGAAAGCATTTTTGATTGGTACTACGACGAACCTGAGCAGTTTTATGTTGTTGAAGGTGAAGTAGAAGTTGTACTTGATGATGGAACAAAGGTCAGGTTTGGCGCTGGCGATATGGTGCGTTTTGAGGGCGGAGTGTCTTGCACTTGGCATGTGAAAAAGAGGATTTTCAAGCACTACAGGATGGGATAA
- a CDS encoding complex I 24 kDa subunit family protein — translation MAVCEQHKELYEELDSYIEQVKDKPGILIGVLHKAQELFGWLPQEVQEHIAEKLNIPVSEVYGVVTFYNFFSTKPKGKHQIKVCLGTACYVKGGDRVMERFLEELGVKPEEVTEDGLFSVHAVRCLGACSMAPVVLIGEKDFYGKVTPDMVSKIIAAYRRGGSQ, via the coding sequence GTGGCCGTGTGTGAGCAGCACAAAGAACTTTACGAAGAGCTGGATTCGTATATCGAACAGGTGAAGGATAAACCTGGTATCCTTATCGGTGTGTTGCATAAAGCCCAGGAACTTTTTGGGTGGCTACCGCAGGAAGTACAAGAACATATCGCAGAGAAGTTGAACATCCCAGTATCCGAGGTTTATGGAGTTGTCACGTTCTACAACTTCTTCTCCACTAAGCCGAAGGGCAAACACCAGATAAAGGTCTGTTTGGGAACAGCTTGTTACGTCAAGGGTGGAGATAGAGTGATGGAAAGATTCTTAGAGGAGCTGGGAGTAAAACCAGAGGAGGTAACCGAGGACGGTTTGTTCTCTGTCCATGCGGTGAGGTGTTTGGGTGCTTGTAGTATGGCACCAGTTGTTTTGATTGGTGAGAAAGATTTCTATGGAAAGGTAACTCCCGATATGGTTAGCAAAATCATCGCTGCGTACAGGAGGGGTGGGTCGCAATGA